The genomic stretch ACGCCCTTGACTCGCACTTGACCATTCTGAGGATGAAACAATGTCAGAACCTTTGCTGTTCCATCCCGGATATACTCGTGGGCTTGCTGTTGTGGATGCTCTTCTAGCTGCCAACTAGGACCTGGGTAAGGCACTGTTTGAAACGGTCCTGCTTCATCCTCACACCACACTGCAATCCCCATCCCTTCTGCAACACGATACGCTTGCTCAATCAAGTTTTTTTCACTTCGGTGTCTGGGTCGCTCACCAGGACCACACCACTTTTGCGCCGCCGCAGCGCCGTTCCTGTCTTGCACCAACTCCGACTTTGCTGCAAACTTTGCCCGCTCTGACGTAATACTTGCCAGATCGTGTAAGTACTCACCCTCGCAAACTCACCACTTCTGTCAGCCCGTAAACGCCGTTGCAGGGTTGACAAAGACCACTGAGAAACCCCGTCTACAGCAAGGTCAGGTTGTTGTTGCGCGACTTCCAGAATGTGCTGGCGTTGTGGAGTCTCATACAAAGGCTTAGCTCCACCACCATGGCGAGAGGTTAACGCCGCTAATCCCTTCTGGTTGAAGCGTTCCACTAATTGCGCAACTGCATCTCCTGAGCGTCGTCCACAAACTTGGGCAGCAGCGGTATAGCTGTGTCCACCGGCAACAGCAAGGAGGGCTTTGGCACGCGCAACTAAACAGGCTGATTCGCTCATTGCACGAGCAATCCGTTCTAACTCCTGTTGTTCTTCAACAGTCAGATCGCGAAGTGGGTGTTTTTGGCGACGTGTCATGGCAAGAGAGTATAGAAAGCTCTCTTATCCTGACAGACCTTCCCAAAAATAGCTATCCTCATGCCAAATGACCCACTAGTCTACCAAGCAGGGGTTTCTGTCCTCAAGTTGAGTACCCAGTTCTGACAGTTTCGTTTGTAGTAGCTGGCCTGTCCAGTCGGCTACCTTCTGATTACTTTTCTGCTTTATCAGCCGTTGCAGATGTCTGAATCAACTCTGGATAGATCGGAATGAAAGATGAGCCTGACTTACTGAACCGGATTGCCCAACTTCTGGCTAAAAAGAACACTTCTGATTTTTCAGATTTATAGATATTTGAGCCTGAGAGTAAAAGCAATCGTTCTAGAATGTTTGTCTGTTCTAGAGTGTTGTCCTTCACAATTGTATTCAAGGCTTTTGCTACCTCTCTTTCCACATTTTTATCTTGATCACTCAGAAGAGCAGTGATCAAGCTTGACGCTGCGTTACGATCACATATTTTACCTAGCGCAATTGCTGCAAGAATTTTTATATGTTTCCAAGTTTTAAGATAGAATCTTGCTGAATAGTGGGACAAACCATAAAAAATCTTCACTTGTCCTGTATGAATGGAAAATGGGTTGAGCCTGTTTGAGTGACTTTTTGAATTGCATACTTGATTGGGGTGTTTGGACGTACAGAGTCAGTCCATTGAAAAACAGCGCGGCGGCGCACAACTTCTGTAGTCAGGTCGTCGGCATTAACCAGTTCTACCTGGCTGGGAGTTGGACCCCAGGCAAAGCGCACGCACTCAACCCACGATTCTGAGTGTTGTCGCAACAGGGCATAAGCAGCTTCTGGAGCTGGGTTTACGGGAGTCATCACAATGTTAAGAGGCAAATTCAAAGTAGCCTTCACTTCAGTGTTTTGGGAGATGATTAGAGCCACCTCCAACACATCATCTGGGCGCAAAGCAGGAGTCTGATCCGTGGCTTGGAACCTCAGTAAGGGAATCTGGACAAGATAACCCTGCGGCAGGTTCTCAACATTCTCTAGAGCAGGATTTACTGAAAGGTTTGTGGCTATGCCGTTAGCATTAATACGACGAAACTGTAACTGAACCTTGAATTCATTGCCAACTGGTTCAGCCCAGTCGTAGCGTAAGGAAAGAACACTATCAGGATTATATTCTCGACGATCGGCAGATAGTTTTACCCCCACTAGTTTAGGATCAGCATCAACTGATGCAGGAGGCACCTGCACTGTTTGTGAAGCATGAGCTGATGGAGAGGCTAATCGGCGATTATACTCTGGGTCTTCAAAGTAAATAAATTGAGGTTTGAGGGGTAAAGGCAGAGCAGTTTGATCAAGCAGGCGTAAGGGAAAAGTAAGAGTTTGCTTGAAATTACTTGCATTGCCGTTCGGCATTACCTCCGCCTGCACCATTAGTAGACTTCTAGAGGTTTGACGGGCTAGAAGTTCCTGGAACAACACCGTGTTTGTCTCTGCAGGAGTAACCTCATAAACCTGAGAGTCACTGACTGAAGGTTTGTTGTAGGAAACGATTTGTTCACCATTTGAGAGTGTAATAGTAATTTCCCACTCGGCTGGAGTAAAGGGTTGATGAGGGGTCTCGCTATCTGCCCTGATGCTAAACTTCAAAGTTCCATCCCATTGGGAAAAAATAGCCCCTCGCTCTGGCTCTATTAAGCACATTTTCAGGCGTTGAGCAGGTTTGCCTTCCACGGTCTCGCCATAAAAAGCTTCAGCAGAGGGAGTATCAGTTACTAGGAGGTTCTGTGTTGGTTCAAAATAGCTTGCCCAAGGTTGCAAAGCTTCCTGTCGATCGCGGTTAGGAGGCAATGGAACTGGACGGGGCACACGATGCTGCACTGGTAGACTGCCAGATACCAATACCGTATTGATCGCGTCATTAGAGGAATCAAGTTGGCTTTGACGCAGAAGTTGGTTGCGAATGGCATGCATGACACCAGGACGATTACCAACCATGAGATAACTAAGTTGACCGGGTAGAACTGGTTGCCAGCGTTCAACGGCTTTACCCTGCCAATTCAATAGCCCAGTCAGACCAATGGTAGGCATAGGAGGAGTTAGGGATACAGGCAAAAAGCTTTGAATGGCGCGTGCCCTAAATTGAGCGGGCAATCCAGCAGCAGGAAGCTCTTTTGTGGTAGCGTCTTTCCCTAATGGTTGTTTTGCCTGGGTAGTGCGATATTGAACAGAGTGTTGGGGAGCCTGCCACCATAGGGTGGTAGCTGATGGTGAAACCTGACCGACGATGCCCTGCTGCCCTTCGGTGTATTGCAAACTGACCCGGAGAGCGCTTAATCCCCAGGGCCATCGCAAGGAGTCTTGGTTGACATTACCATTACCATTTTGGGTCAGATGCGGGCGATCGGTTAAATGCAGAGGTTGCACTCCAATCGTTTGGGGGGGAGACAGCTCAAAGGGATAAAGAGTCTCATTGGGTAACTTACGGCCGCTGTACTGACCTTCCCGAAAACGGAGTTGAGTTACTTCAGACCTTAGCCGGAAGACTCGTTTGGCGAGAGTTTTCGTAGATTGAAGGTTGGTGACTATGGCATAGTTGTAGGTTGTCACCAGGGGAGGGATTCTATCCTGCGATTGGTTTAACGTTTCATCTGACTGCAACCGGCGAATTTCCCGCGATCGCAAAATGGCGATCGGTGAATTGGGGCAGAGACGCAGGTGGGTTTCTCTAGCCCATGCAAGAATACTCTCCAGAGTTTGCCAGTTTTCCTGCTCCTTGTTCTCCCAGAAAAAACTGGCAACGGGTAGCAGAGACTGTTTAACTGGATGCAGGCAAAGCAGTTCTGTAGAGACCAATTGAAGCTGGTATATCTGTGGGTTTGGAACTGGCTGAAATTCGATACTTAGATAGGGGCTAACCGCTAAACTAACGGGTTGGAGATTGTAAAGATGTAGCCGAGATGGCAACAGTGTAGCAGCTACATAACGGCTGATTGACTGAAGTTCTTTGGCATAGCTGGACTGAGAGAACCCAGCTAAGGCACTGCTGATCAGTTGCAGTCCCGATGATGCCCATGGTGCAGAGGCAGCTTGGTTTGTCTGTTGGTAATGCTGACTGACTTCACTGTTAGTGAGCGCGCGGTTATAGATGGCTACTTGCTGATATTCTCCCGACCAGCCACTATCACCCACAATTTCATTTCCTAAGCCAAAACGGAAGGTCTCGTCAGTATTTTGCCTGGGGTAAACTGGAAACAGCCTGTTTCCTGAAAGCGTCTTACTAGCTTGCTCTTGGCCGTTAATGTAGAACTTCATCTCACCATTTTTCTGGCGGGTAAACACAAGATGAGATAGCTCTGCTTTCGCCGTGCCGGGATTTGTAGTGATCGGTGCAAAACCGCCTCTCGCTAGTGCGCCGTTAGAAGCGGTCTCGCCATCTATGCGAAGACGAATTAAAAACTTATTGCCCGAACTCCAGTCTTGATTGTCATTTGTGCCCTGTGCCAAAGTGAAATATCGGTTGTTAGGATCCTCTGATAACGTCACTATCGGGACTAGTTTTCTTACCTCCGTTTGATCCGGCTTTAAACGAATCCATACTTCGATCGTCAATTCATTGGTGCTACGACAGGCATTAATAATTTTGAGCGCAGGCCGATCTGCTCTGATCTGTGTTGGTCGATTGATTCGCAATCCACCCCCAGTCACCCATTCAACACGGGATGGATCTTTAATCGTTAAATCAAGCCTTTCGCCAACCCCAGATACATCTTGAATAATGTTACCTTCGCCCTCCCGAAAGCTGTACAACACTTGTAGCCCTGGAGTGCCCCGCAGCGAGTTGGGCAGTCCAAGATTCGGAGTGACCAACAGGTGATCAGGCTGCCAGAAAAGGCTGTCGACTTTCTCGTTACTCTCTGTATTGTTATCGTCCGTCGAGCTAGAGGGGGGATAACTGGTGCGCTCTCCCCGAATCAACTGTTTCAAAGTTAGAGAGCGGCTGAGACGGGAGGGATTATCAGGCCGGGTTGCTATCACACTTTGCAAACCTTCAGGTTCAGGTTCCAACAAGGGATGCTGCAACCGGAACCAGCTTTCCTCTAAAGAAGATGGGTCTAGCCGTGGCCAAGTGCTCCCCAGGGCGCTGTCTAGAGCTGAAGATGCTAGTTCAACCGGGGATTCATCTCCCCAGGAAGCAAACATCAATGCCCAGGATGGGTTGGGCAGTTTGGCTGCAAGGTAGAGGATGGGATCAACCTGAAGGGGATGAGCTGATAAGCTATCTGACCCAGTAGAAGTGGCAGTGCCCATTCCCTCACTAGTCTCAGTGTGAGGTTGCAGTAAATCCAGCCGATCGCTAACTTGAGCTTGCAGGCGGCCCAGGAAGGGTAGGGTCAACAGCAGCCATTGAGGGTCATTGGGGTCAGAAGGGCGGTAGTCATCGGGACTGCTGAGAATACCGAGTTGGCTGCCATTCGGTAGGAACTGTAGAGTCGTAGCACTTTTGTCTTGAAGAGCCGTCTGATTAATCCAGTGATAGGCACTAGACTCCACCAACAAGGTATTCTCTAACTGATCCAATAGTGCTGGATTGCCTTCCGTCAACAGCTTACTCAGGCGCTGATTCAAATACCCTCCAGCAGCAGCCCCCTTCAAAATGGGTTTGGTATCTTTTTGCAGACTACTTAGAGCAGCCTTAAACCGTTGAGGTGATAGCCAGCGCACCTCCTGCACCGTAGTCCAACGGCGATCGTGGTTTAGGGTAAGAGTGTCAGGCGACAAACCTGATACATTCACCAGTTGATGTTCAACTACAGCCTCAAACTGCCAGATATTCTTTGGATCATTTGACTTAAGCTGGAACAGTAGGTTATCTTCCCCCACCTCCAGCAGATCATCAGGAATGCGGTGTTGGTTGAACAAAATCCGCAGGGTGTGGCGCAGGTGAGCTAGGGGCTGTGGTTGGGCATTTTTGGACTGCCGTGCAGGTAACGTCGCCAAGGTTTGGCTGCCTTCGGTACGGAGGACCAGTTGCTGGGGCCAGGAGATTAGGTTCTTAATCTCTAAAACTCCATTCAATAGAAGGGTTTCATTCCAGCTTTGGGACTGCCATTGAACAGTGTAGCCACAGGCTAAATCTCCTGCAGAGGAACCAAACACTTGATCCAGGGTAGGAGCAGAGATATCTTGTTGAAGAGATTGCCCCCAACGACAAAATAGCAAAGCTTCTACAAAGGCCGTTTTGAGCTGTAGTTGGGGAATTCCACTGTTAGCCTGAGCGATCGCAGCAAAGGTTAATGCCGCAAATCCTGGTGCAGTTAGAGAACCATCTCGCTGAAGTTCCATCCCTGGCAGTAGTTGGAGAGCTTCCGTTGAATTCTTTAATTGGTAGGCACTCCACTGAAATTGGAGGGACTGACCATTGATATGCAAAGTGTTCTGCTCTAATCCCTTAATTGGATTCTGACTATTATTACTTTTTAAGATTAAGTCATCTACCAATTGACCTGATATCCATTCAGCAGCAGAGTTGACAGCCTTTTCCTTCTGTAAGACTGGAAAGTTTACAGTGGCACTAAAGGCGGTACGTGGCTCTGATGAGCGGCTAAGAGAACTTAATTGCTTTTTGCCAAGTTGTACATCTAGCTTTACATCTACGCTGTGCTTCTCTTGAGCGAGATTTAACTCGATTGTCAAAATTTTGGGAGATAGGGCATTACCTTGGGAGGCAAAAGCATAAACACCTTTCAGGACAGTGCTACTGGTTGAGAAAATAAGTTGAGGTGTATGGTCTTCGTTAGTCCAACGAATTAAAGTTTCGTATTTAGGCTGAGCACCTGGGTTCTCTGCTTTTTTATCTGCAACAATCCACTGTTGCTCAAATAAAAAGAATCTGAGTTGTAGCCCCTCAACAATAAGTTGATCCTTCGTATCACTCAACCTAATAGCTTCCCAAGTTAACAGAGGTGCATCGGTTAGTTCATTTTGATCTAGAGCTAAGGGCCATTCACCCAAACCTTTATCCAGACCAAGGAGTGCAATCGCATCTAGCTTCAGGGCAGTCCCATTATCTTGAAAGGTCACCTGTACGGCATTGCTAAAGTCTTCCAGTTCCTTAGGATCTGGAAGAGGCAACTGCAACCGACCGGTCATCACAATTCTGTTGATCTTTCCAGCACTAGTTTCTAACTGATCTAATGTGAGGGGATAGAAATGCAACCCCAAAAGTAATAGGTAGGGTAAATCTGAATTTTCCTCAGCTAAACGCCACTCATAGCCAGCCAAAAAGTCATATTCACGGGAGCGGGCTTGAGGATCATTGACATCTTTAGCGACGCTAGATTGAACCTTGACTCGGTTGAAACTAGTCATTGACTCCACCTTAAGCGGCAGATCACGAAACCAAATTTTCCAAGTAGCATTTGCAACCTTTAACTCTTGGGGCTGGCAGGTAGTTGTTAGGTCATAGGTTTCAAACCCATTAGGCTGGCGTTGAAACCTGACCCTGGTTTGCAAGAGCTTGTTTCCGAAACGGGTTGCAGAGCGTAACAGTCCCCGCTGGTCGCGCATTTCTCCAGCCTCTAGGTAAGCGGCTAAACTCCCTGCTGTGATTTGATAGGCAGTTTGACCAGGTTGGGGTTCGCCAGTAAGGTACTTCTGTTCTTTTACATAAAAATCACCGGAAATCCCCTTTAACGCAGACTGTTCAGTGAGAGTAGCATTAAAGCCACCTTGTAAGGCGATCGCACCAGGGTAGGTGGTTAAATCAAACTCAATCTGCACCGGCCACGGTAATGGCTCAATCAGATTTTGAATCACATTGGCTTCTTTCAGGGTATAACCTAAATTTGATATCACCTTTCGTATAAGTTCACCTTTTGTTTGTTTATCAATTGATTGGCTGTTAAGAGCTGCATCTAATTCTTCAACAAGTGACGCATCAGGTGAAAACTCACTACTTCCCTTGTTGATAACAATGTTTCCAGTCGCATCGAAAATACGAACGTGATAGGAGCCATGAATTTTCGCGGCTATCACCAAACTCTTTCTTCCCGTTGGAAGTTCTTCAACATTATTGAGGGATAGCAGATTTAGGTCATATTCCGCTGGCAAAGGTGCCTCAAAAGCAGTCACGGCATCGGCCATAGACAGGCTAGACAGAGTACTCAACTTTTGCCAATGCCCGGCAAACGTCTCTCGGGTCAGGGGTTGAAGAGGCTTTGGTGGAATCGAGTCGGGTAGGGGCGACACCTGGTCAGGTTGTACGGGATCCTTAGGCAACTGCGCCAGAGCGTTCACTTCGTCGGTATAGGGCAGATCAAATCGGTATTGCAACCGCAGGTCAGAACCAGAGCCATTATTAGAAGCTTCAGCACTTGATTCTAAGACCAGTCCCGGCACTGAAAGTGACACTAGCGGCAAATCGAAAGTTTTTTGCCAGCCACTAGCAGGAACAGTTTTCCCTACACATTGGGGCCAGGCTTCAGCCCCCCGAGCATTAGTAACTGCAAATCGCCATTCCTGGGGTTTAAGAGATTGCTCCGAGATAGCATCTAGTTCGTAGGGCACCAACTGACGACTGGCACTAGGGTAGTTAGCAGGTAACTGATTTTGAGTCAGGGGCAAAGCCTGAATCATAGGCAGATGAGGATGGCGCTGCCAAATTAAGGGCAGCGTAGAAGACAATTTCCCAAAAATGTTCTCTGGTAAGACCTTCTTGTCCGTTAGCTTTTTGAGATTACTGGGGTCAATGGTGTAAGAAAAACCCCAAGGACTTAGTGCTGCCGAAGGCAATTTTTCTGCATCCTCACGGACCTGAATAGTGATTTCTTTCCACTCCAAGAAGAGGGCTGAAGGAAACAGGTCTTTAGAAGAGACGGTTTCTAAAGGAATGGAACGCAGGCCCGAGACCCAGTTATCGAGATCGGGTAGGGCATCTTGCAGGCGAGGCTGGCCAGTACTGAGCCAGAAAAACCCATTTAAGGTCACTGATGGGTCATCCAGAACCAGAGAAATTTCTGTTAGCTCCAAATTGGGAGCTAGAGTCCAGGTACCCTTGAGAGCAGCGGTATCGGTAATGGTTAGGCTCCAAGGCTGTTCCCTAGCATAACGCTTCAGAACAGCATGCCGGTCATTGCCGAGAGACAAAGCTCCCTGTACTAGAGCAACTGGAGGATTAGAATTGCCATCTTTCGATGGATCTGTGCTGTTTACGTCCAGTTCGCTGTCTAAATAAATTTGTTCAGTAAGATTAGGGACTGGCAATTGTGCCCAGCCATTTTCTAGCGGCATGAATCCCCATACTACAGAAGGTTGTACAGGTTGTGCTGCATTACCCGAAGACCACTCTGGAGTCGGTAAATTTTGTGTTTGCCTTAAAAATTGTGGAGTTTCTACTGGGCTAAAGGTAGTCTTTAAGTTAGCGGCAGAAAGGCTTTCTTGGACACGATTTCCAGCATTAAACTGGTAGATGATTTGCGGATCTTCTGACCTGACTTTAACCTCTTTTGTGCAAACCTCAAGCACAATCTGACGGTTGTTGACCCGTAGGATGACTTCCGAAGGAACAATTCGAGCCAGAGATGTCGGCGGTTTTTCCGGGTTGTAAAGGGCACTATCGCTGAGAATAATATTCAGCTCGTCGGCTGGCAGATTGAGAAGCGGAGGTTTACCCCACTGACTGATTCGCCACAACAGGCGGGGGACTCGATTGGGATTGGGAAATTCCAGCGTCACCCAGTTAGGATAAGCTGTTTCTGCTGTTGCGCCTTCAGTTTGTTTGCGCCCGTACACTGGATGGCGTGGATTGAGCTGCTGGATCAGAGCCTGCCAGAGGGTAATCCACTGTTGTTCTTCAGTGAGGGTAAATCGCTCTCGTTCTAGGGTGAGTTGAAAGTCGCCAAAAGTAATCTCGTTTGCTCTACGGCTAAACTGCTGAGTGAGTTGAAACGGCGCGGTAATCGCCACCCCAGATGCTTGAGCGATGTTCTCCTGATTCTCCTGAGCATTCCAGGGCAGTGTGACCTTACCGTAAATGGATAGACCACTGCTATGCACTGCAATTTCTCTGTCTAGCCTTTCTCCAGCGGTTCTGGTGTTCCTGTTGCGGCTGTCTAGATAGGATTGCACTTGATCCGTGTTGGCAACTGCTTGAATCTGCAATCTGATAAACAAATTGTTGCGGCCATCAGACTCTGATTGCAGCGTATCCAGGAAGATTTCCCCGTTGAGGCAAGTAAATTGTGTTGGCTTTGAGCTGAGCTGATACTGGGGTAGCAGCAGCAATAACGACAGCTTCCCAGTTCTTAGCTGTTCTCGAATCCACTCATTGGTGTTTGGCCCTACAGGAGGTGTCCCTGTTTGCCTCCAGATATAGCTTTCGCCCGATTCCTTTTTGGGCTGGATTGTTACCTGTTGTATGTAACAGAGAGCGATAACTGTGCCAGGTCGGTAAGTAGGGGGATTCACCGTAGTGCCCATGTGCTCTAAGAAGAGCATCCGCAATATCCTATCTTGTTGGGGGCTAGCCAGGTTGAGTAATTGGGCTTTAGCCGACCATAAGGGCCCTTGAATGGTAACAGGATCGGGGAAAGCTTGAGACATGGCAGACTCCTTCAATGGGACTAGGGCAAATCAAGCTCGGGCAAGGGCTAGAGTGGTTGTGGATTGATGAAGGCTAACTCGCTAGGTTTTGCACTACTGCGACGGGTCACTATCCTCAGATCACCACCACGCAAACTTTCGGTCATGCTGGTGTCGAATAGGTTTTTCACAGCAATCCGATCCTCTTCTGATGGCTGTAAGTCTAGCAGTTGTTGTCTTTCCCCAACTGTCATTAACCCGTGATATTGCAGGAACCAGTTCATGGAAAGTTGGGATGGGTATGAATTAGGTAAGCTGGGCAATTGCTGGCCTTTAAACGCCACAATTTCGCGATGGACTTTCGGTTTTTGAGTATCGAGGGCCGTTATCATCCGTTGAATGGCTTCCTTAAAGTCAGCATCGCCCTGCAACTCTTGAAGAATTTTGCGGTTTTCCTGATTCAGTAGACGGTTTTCGGGGGTTGCTGTCTCTTGATTCCATTCCAAGGTGTAGCCAATTTCAATGCCTGGGAACTCATCACGCTTTTTCGATACTGCCTCAGCAAATGCTGGCGATATAGTGACTTGGCTGAGCCACCGCCGGTAGAGAGAATCCAGCGTTTGACGATCCTGCAAATCATTGAGTAAGCGAACCACGGCCTGCTGATCAACCTCCGCTGAAATAGAGGGTGCGATCGCTGGTTTCTGTGGTCTAGCAAGTGGTTGTAATAGAGCAGAACTTTGGTCAACCTTGTCTTCTGGGTCAGAGGAATTTGGCTGTTCAGGGGCAAACAGATTGAGTAAAGCGTTTCGCTCAATCGAGTCCAGAGGTCTTTGTCCCCGTAATAGGTGACCTCGCAAAATGAGCTGTGCTCTAGCTCCTTCGGGACAGTCTATTTGTTGCGGGCGATAGTCAAAAGAGCCAGTCTGATGCACTTTAATCTTGTCAACTAACCCCGTAAATGCTGTTCTAAAACACTGATGCAAAGG from Trichocoleus sp. encodes the following:
- a CDS encoding LamG domain-containing protein; protein product: MSQAFPDPVTIQGPLWSAKAQLLNLASPQQDRILRMLFLEHMGTTVNPPTYRPGTVIALCYIQQVTIQPKKESGESYIWRQTGTPPVGPNTNEWIREQLRTGKLSLLLLLPQYQLSSKPTQFTCLNGEIFLDTLQSESDGRNNLFIRLQIQAVANTDQVQSYLDSRNRNTRTAGERLDREIAVHSSGLSIYGKVTLPWNAQENQENIAQASGVAITAPFQLTQQFSRRANEITFGDFQLTLERERFTLTEEQQWITLWQALIQQLNPRHPVYGRKQTEGATAETAYPNWVTLEFPNPNRVPRLLWRISQWGKPPLLNLPADELNIILSDSALYNPEKPPTSLARIVPSEVILRVNNRQIVLEVCTKEVKVRSEDPQIIYQFNAGNRVQESLSAANLKTTFSPVETPQFLRQTQNLPTPEWSSGNAAQPVQPSVVWGFMPLENGWAQLPVPNLTEQIYLDSELDVNSTDPSKDGNSNPPVALVQGALSLGNDRHAVLKRYAREQPWSLTITDTAALKGTWTLAPNLELTEISLVLDDPSVTLNGFFWLSTGQPRLQDALPDLDNWVSGLRSIPLETVSSKDLFPSALFLEWKEITIQVREDAEKLPSAALSPWGFSYTIDPSNLKKLTDKKVLPENIFGKLSSTLPLIWQRHPHLPMIQALPLTQNQLPANYPSASRQLVPYELDAISEQSLKPQEWRFAVTNARGAEAWPQCVGKTVPASGWQKTFDLPLVSLSVPGLVLESSAEASNNGSGSDLRLQYRFDLPYTDEVNALAQLPKDPVQPDQVSPLPDSIPPKPLQPLTRETFAGHWQKLSTLSSLSMADAVTAFEAPLPAEYDLNLLSLNNVEELPTGRKSLVIAAKIHGSYHVRIFDATGNIVINKGSSEFSPDASLVEELDAALNSQSIDKQTKGELIRKVISNLGYTLKEANVIQNLIEPLPWPVQIEFDLTTYPGAIALQGGFNATLTEQSALKGISGDFYVKEQKYLTGEPQPGQTAYQITAGSLAAYLEAGEMRDQRGLLRSATRFGNKLLQTRVRFQRQPNGFETYDLTTTCQPQELKVANATWKIWFRDLPLKVESMTSFNRVKVQSSVAKDVNDPQARSREYDFLAGYEWRLAEENSDLPYLLLLGLHFYPLTLDQLETSAGKINRIVMTGRLQLPLPDPKELEDFSNAVQVTFQDNGTALKLDAIALLGLDKGLGEWPLALDQNELTDAPLLTWEAIRLSDTKDQLIVEGLQLRFFLFEQQWIVADKKAENPGAQPKYETLIRWTNEDHTPQLIFSTSSTVLKGVYAFASQGNALSPKILTIELNLAQEKHSVDVKLDVQLGKKQLSSLSRSSEPRTAFSATVNFPVLQKEKAVNSAAEWISGQLVDDLILKSNNSQNPIKGLEQNTLHINGQSLQFQWSAYQLKNSTEALQLLPGMELQRDGSLTAPGFAALTFAAIAQANSGIPQLQLKTAFVEALLFCRWGQSLQQDISAPTLDQVFGSSAGDLACGYTVQWQSQSWNETLLLNGVLEIKNLISWPQQLVLRTEGSQTLATLPARQSKNAQPQPLAHLRHTLRILFNQHRIPDDLLEVGEDNLLFQLKSNDPKNIWQFEAVVEHQLVNVSGLSPDTLTLNHDRRWTTVQEVRWLSPQRFKAALSSLQKDTKPILKGAAAGGYLNQRLSKLLTEGNPALLDQLENTLLVESSAYHWINQTALQDKSATTLQFLPNGSQLGILSSPDDYRPSDPNDPQWLLLTLPFLGRLQAQVSDRLDLLQPHTETSEGMGTATSTGSDSLSAHPLQVDPILYLAAKLPNPSWALMFASWGDESPVELASSALDSALGSTWPRLDPSSLEESWFRLQHPLLEPEPEGLQSVIATRPDNPSRLSRSLTLKQLIRGERTSYPPSSSTDDNNTESNEKVDSLFWQPDHLLVTPNLGLPNSLRGTPGLQVLYSFREGEGNIIQDVSGVGERLDLTIKDPSRVEWVTGGGLRINRPTQIRADRPALKIINACRSTNELTIEVWIRLKPDQTEVRKLVPIVTLSEDPNNRYFTLAQGTNDNQDWSSGNKFLIRLRIDGETASNGALARGGFAPITTNPGTAKAELSHLVFTRQKNGEMKFYINGQEQASKTLSGNRLFPVYPRQNTDETFRFGLGNEIVGDSGWSGEYQQVAIYNRALTNSEVSQHYQQTNQAASAPWASSGLQLISSALAGFSQSSYAKELQSISRYVAATLLPSRLHLYNLQPVSLAVSPYLSIEFQPVPNPQIYQLQLVSTELLCLHPVKQSLLPVASFFWENKEQENWQTLESILAWARETHLRLCPNSPIAILRSREIRRLQSDETLNQSQDRIPPLVTTYNYAIVTNLQSTKTLAKRVFRLRSEVTQLRFREGQYSGRKLPNETLYPFELSPPQTIGVQPLHLTDRPHLTQNGNGNVNQDSLRWPWGLSALRVSLQYTEGQQGIVGQVSPSATTLWWQAPQHSVQYRTTQAKQPLGKDATTKELPAAGLPAQFRARAIQSFLPVSLTPPMPTIGLTGLLNWQGKAVERWQPVLPGQLSYLMVGNRPGVMHAIRNQLLRQSQLDSSNDAINTVLVSGSLPVQHRVPRPVPLPPNRDRQEALQPWASYFEPTQNLLVTDTPSAEAFYGETVEGKPAQRLKMCLIEPERGAIFSQWDGTLKFSIRADSETPHQPFTPAEWEITITLSNGEQIVSYNKPSVSDSQVYEVTPAETNTVLFQELLARQTSRSLLMVQAEVMPNGNASNFKQTLTFPLRLLDQTALPLPLKPQFIYFEDPEYNRRLASPSAHASQTVQVPPASVDADPKLVGVKLSADRREYNPDSVLSLRYDWAEPVGNEFKVQLQFRRINANGIATNLSVNPALENVENLPQGYLVQIPLLRFQATDQTPALRPDDVLEVALIISQNTEVKATLNLPLNIVMTPVNPAPEAAYALLRQHSESWVECVRFAWGPTPSQVELVNADDLTTEVVRRRAVFQWTDSVRPNTPIKYAIQKVTQTGSTHFPFIQDK
- a CDS encoding HEAT repeat domain-containing protein translates to MKIFYGLSHYSARFYLKTWKHIKILAAIALGKICDRNAASSLITALLSDQDKNVEREVAKALNTIVKDNTLEQTNILERLLLLSGSNIYKSEKSEVFFLARSWAIRFSKSGSSFIPIYPELIQTSATADKAEK
- a CDS encoding helix-turn-helix domain-containing protein — encoded protein: MTRRQKHPLRDLTVEEQQELERIARAMSESACLVARAKALLAVAGGHSYTAAAQVCGRRSGDAVAQLVERFNQKGLAALTSRHGGGAKPLYETPQRQHILEVAQQQPDLAVDGVSQWSLSTLQRRLRADRSGEFARVSTYTIWQVLRQSGQSLQQSRSWCKTGTALRRRKSGVVLVSDPDTEVKKT